The genome window TGGAGTTATGGGATTCCCCGGACCCAAGGGAGTTGCTGTGAGTGCAACACTGAACATTATTGTCCTCAAAGTCCAGTTGGTTTGCGGCCATCGTTTTGCTCACgctctttttcatttgattaggGTGAGAACGGCAAGCCTGGTGAGAAGGGACCCGCTGGCGATATGGGCGGTGTCGTAAGTGCtattatttgatttgaggtCAGATTGTGCGTTGATCTTCATCCACGCAAAATCAGACGGACTTTTCTATTCTTCTCAGGGTGCCCCTGGCAAAGATGGTGATGCTGGTGCTCCTGGCCCCTCCGGCCCTGCCGTAAGTATCAAAACAATTTCATGTCGCGttgtaaaaacacaaagacaggCAGTGAGGTCTCTGATCACCTGGTGTTCCTCAGGGACCTGCTGGAGAGAAGGGAGAGGGTGGTCCTGCTGGACCTTCCGGATTCCAGGTGAGTTTGAGGACATCACCGTATAAACTGTGATCTCTGGTTGCAACATTTCTGGTAGCAAGTGTTGATATTCTGCTTCTCTTCCTTAAACAGGGTCTTCCCGGACCCCAAGGTGCTACTGGTGAGACTGGCAAGCCTGGTGAGCAGGTAAGAATGAGAATGATTATCACATTATACTTACATCACaatactttgtcaacaaccgtGTTGGTTGTTAACCCTGTCCTTCTTTGATTAGGGTGTTGCTGGTGAGGCTGGACCTTCTGGCCCAAGCGGACCCAGAGTGAGTATCCTGGAAATCAGCCGGTTCCTTCAACGTCATTGGCTCCTGACTAATCTCGAtccatctttctttctttcaatcaGGGCGATAGAGGTTTCCCTGGTGAGCGTGGTGCTCCTGGTGTCGGAGGACCAACTGGACCCCGTGGTTCCCCTGGCCCTGCTGGTAACGATGGAGCTAAGGTAAATTGGAGAGACCTTTGTAGATGAGGGTGTCCGCGAGGGTTCTAAACGGTGTCGTTTTAGTTTTCAATTCTGTCACACGCAGATTATTACTCTTTACTCAAACATTAAAACTCAAGTGCAATTAGATGCCaggcaatatttattttcttaccttGCTTTACCCTGATGATCTTTCCAGCTGGTTAAGAGAAATCAAAACAGTTCTGAGTTAGGACTTGTACATTTGATGAGATACTGTTGGTTTCAATTCAATTGCCAGCCTCTGCAACAAATTGACAATGCTTCTGTTTCTGTGTGCAGGGAGAGACTGGTGCAGCTGGTGCCAATGGTGCCCTCGGAAGCCCCGGTATGCAGGGAATGCCTGGCGAGCGTGGAGCTTCTGGCCAGCCTGGAGCCAAGGGAGAGAGAGTAAGAATCGCTTCACCTCTTTCCCAATTGTGCCGTCAGTCCACATGAACACCaacaagatgatttttttactTCTCAGGGTGAGGTTGGTGCCAAGGGAGGTGAGGGTGCCCTCGGCAAAGATGGCATGCGCGGCATGACCGGACCTATCGGACCCCCTGGACCTCCTGGTGCTCAGGGTGAGAAGGTAAGATCGCTTTATTCGGATTGCCCAGATGGTGGTCTTCTCTGCCACATCCAAGGATAGATAGCTAGTGCAAGTCAACAGTACAAacgaattctttttttttttttacggtcAAGCTGATTTCTTTTGCATGTGGTTTTAGGGTGAGCCTGGCCCAGTTGGAGCTGTTGGACCTACCGGCTCTCGCGGTTCCCCCGTAAGTTTTTTGCCAATCATTCAAAAACCAGATACATTTTATGATTTGCGTCTTCAGTCCATACAGATATGTATTCTCATGATTTTTCATACCTTCAGGGTGAGCGTGGAGAGGGTGGCCCAGCTGGACCTGCTGGATTTGCCGGACCCCCTGTAAGCACCTCTCTTTATCCAAACCATAATTTAAGGATGGCCATGAGTTTTTaactgatgattttttttccttccaattTTAGGGTGCTGACGGTCAGCCTGGTGCCAAGGGAGAGACTGGTGCTACTGGCCCCAAGGGAGATGCTGGTGCTCCTGGTCCCGGTGGACCTGTTGGACCCGCTGGCCCCCAGGTGGGGTTACTGTTTAATCACGTGGAAATTCACACCTAGTCTTCATTGTGAAAGTGTGCCTCCAGTCTCACCTTCAAATGCATGTGTTCACAGGGACTTGCTGGTCCTCCTGGTGCCAAGGGTGCTCGTGGTGGTGCTGGAGCTCCTGTAAGTGTCTCGATAGGCTTTGTGTGCTGGACTTGCTTTCAGTTCCATGTTTCACTTTCTGTGTTGTTGTGCAGGGTGCTACTGGTTTCCCTGGACCCGCTGGCAGAGTTGGCCCCGCTGGCCCCGCTGTAAGTGCTTCTCACCGTTTGGCTCTGAACACCTGTCGCATCAGCAACGATATGACCTCACGGTGTGTCTCTGCAGGGCGTTGCTGGACCCCCTGGACCCGGTGGCCCCGTTGGCAAAGATGGCCAAAGGGGAGCTCGTGGTGAGACTGGTCCCGCCGGTCGCCCTGGTGAGCCTGGTGCTGTTGGTCTTGCTGGACCTTCCGGAGAGAGAGGATCCCCTGGCTCCGATGGTGCCCCTGTAAGTAGATGCACtttattcactttttaaaaatggcctGTTCTTTGTCGGCTCGAACTGACCCAGCGTGTCCTTCTTTGCAGGGTGCCGGCGGTATTCCCGGACCCCAAGGTATTGGTGGACAGCGTGGTATTGTAGGTCGCCCTGGACTGCGTGGAGAGGCTGGTTTCACTGGTCTTCCTGGACCTGCTGTAAGTGTTCCTCAAAAGATCACTGAACTcggatcattttaaaatgtacaccGTTTCTCATCActccaaatgttttgattcAGGGTGAGCCTGGAAAGCAAGGACCTGGCGGACCTGTTGGTGCCCGTGGACCCCCTGGACCCGCTGGAGCCCCCGGACTCTCTGGTGCTCCCGGAGAGGCTGGTCGTGAGGTATGAGCTGCTGTTTACTTGCTCCCAATTCAATTCTGATCACTTTGCTATTTATAAGCTAGGTAGTTTGTCTACTTTGTCAAATAACATACGACCAATTCTTCACAGGGCGCTCAAGGACACGATGGTGCACCTGGTCGCGATGGACCTGCTGGCGCTAAGGTTAgcaatctatttttaaatgtacttttcaaaacattgtAAAACAGATTGTCATTTGCAGAGTTGTCTGACTGAATGTGCTTTCTATAGGGAGACCGTGGCGAGTCTGGCTTGGCCGGACCCCCAGGACCTCCTGGTGCTCCCGGTGCCCCCGGAGCTGTTGGCCCCTCTGGCAAGTCTGGCGATCGTGGAGAGGCTGTACGTGTCACCTTTACTGAAATATTGACAATCTCGCCGTCCTCTAATTTTCCAGTGCGTTGACATTTCCATTCCTCATTGCTAGGGTCCCGCTGGTCCTTCTGGTCCTTCTGGCCCTGCCGGTGCCCGTGGTCCTGCTGTAGGTTCCTCATTCCCTTTTTTGTTCGTGCGGACCGGAAATGGTAAATCAGCTTCACACCTCCGTTTGACTTTTTGTCGTAAAGGGACCCGCCGGAGGCAAGGGAGACAGAGGAGAGGCTGGTGAGGCTGGAGAGAGAGGCCACAAAGGACACAGAGGATTCACTGGCATGCAGGGTATGCCCGGACCTGCTGTGAGTACCATTTCCGTGCATCCATCACAAGACTCCTGGCGAGAAGGCTTGGCTCAGTCTGTGATCATTTCTTGAGGGATGAGATTCTCTTTGCATGCTCATGGCGGCTTCTTCTGACTCCAGGGAACTTCTGGAGAGAGAGGACCCGCTGGAGCCTCTGGATCCGCTGGACCAAGAGTGAGTACAATCCGTCCTGAAAAGTGTGGTAGTCTTGTACGGTGGCTTTCGGGAGATTTcttcatcatgtttttttttttttttttgctccataGGGACCTGCTGGATCTTCCGGCACCCACGGTAAGGATGGCATGAACGGTATGCCCGGACCCATCGGACCTCCCGGACCTCGTGGTCGCAATGGAGAAATGGGACCTCATGTAAGTTTCTTTCACATGCTTGATCTTTCTCCTTGAAGCTGAGAGATTTCTAAGCTCCTGTTATGTTTTCTAGGGTCCTCCCGGACCTCCCGGACTTCCCGGACCCCCTGGTGCTCCCGGTGGCGGATTCGACTTCATCAGCCAGCCTCTTCAGGAGAAGGGACCCGATCCCTACCGCGCTGGCCATTACCGCGCTGACGACCCCAGTGTTCTCCGCGATCGTGACATGGAGGTCGACACCACCCTGGAGTCTCTGACCAAGAGAATCGAGAAGCTGAACAGCCCCGACGGCACCCAGAAGAGCCCCGCCCGCATGTGCCGTGACCTGAGGATGTGCCATCCCGAGTGGCAGAGCGGTGAGTGGGCATCCAGAACCTCCCTAAAATGATCTTGTGCACTCAATCGTGGTCTTACAAATGATTCATCTCCTTCAGGCACCTACTGGGTGGACCCCAACCAGGGCTCCCCTATGGACGCCATCAAGGTTCACTGCAACATGGAGACCGGCGAGACTTGCGTCTCTCCCAGCCAGTCCACCGTGCCCATGAAGAACTGGTACATGAGCAGAAACCCCAAAGATAAGAAGCACGTCTGGTTCAGCGAGTCCATGACCGGTGGATTCCAGGTAAGACAAGATGGATTCTTTTGGACAAGCACAGGCAAGCTCAGACCGTGTTGATGACAATATCTTCTATGACCTCCACACAGTTCCAGTATGGCACCGATGGAGCTGATGCCGAGGATGTCAGCATCCAGATGACCTTCATGCGTCTGATGGCCAACCAGGCCTCTCAGAACATCACATACCACTGCAAGAACAGCATTGCCTACATGGACTCAGCCTCCGGCAACCTCAAGAAGGCCCTGCTGCTCCAGGGCTCCAACGACGTGGAGATCAGAGCCGAGGGCAACAGCCGCTTCACATACAGCGTCAGCGAGGACGGTTGCACGGTAAGCCCCGGCGTTACAGATTTCCAATGGCGAAATGTGAACGTGATGTTTCTGAGCCTTTTTGTCCCcctgtttttttccgtccACAGTCACACACTGGCTCATGGGGCAAGACAGTCATTGACTACAAGACATCAAAAACATCCCGCCTGCCAATCATTGACATTGCTCCTATGGATGTTGGTGCCCCTGATCAGGAATTTGGCGTTGAAGTTGGCCCAGTTTGCTTCTTGTAaaaaggagaggaaaaaaaaggaagaaatatGGACAtgacattgttgttttttttctagcagTCATCTCTAAAAACCCTATTTCTTTTGCATTCAAAACTCATTCGGCCACCATCGGTCCACACGCTTAAAACCACTCCACTGAagacaatgatttttttttttttttgtttctttccaaTCGTTTCTGGACTGCCACTCCACAAggacactttaaaaaaaacgagaaaCAAATTAGAACAAATCGGTTCGTTTACAACGGCAACAAGAACATATTTACTTGTGTAAAATGTCTCCCTTGGAGTTTAAGAAAAAATTATCGCAATGAAATACAGGTGACTTTTGCCGTTTTTCGCCCCCAACTGCGGAAGGACAttaagaaacaacaaatgaTATGTACCATTTTTGCTTGGTGttaaataaattgtaaaaagTGTGACGTGTCTCCTTGTTGTAAAATTGTCCTAAcggaatgcaaaaaaaatcccaaacaaaAGTGCACCTTCATTGCTTTGATGGCTACCTCAAAACAAGAAGTCACCGCCaccttttggtttttttcttaaagGAAAAGGGTCATATTTTACACACAAGCCTAATGGGGAGCATGTAAACACGTCAAGGTGCTATTGAACCAACTCAACTTGTTGTGATGGTGAGACGTTCGCTGTCATACTGTAATTTTGACCACTCGTATGCCCGCCGAACCCTTTTGGTGCTACTTAATTGACTCGTCAACTTGTTATCTTTGCcgtgcaattgtttttttgtaaacgCATGTCATTGTagctgaaaacaaaagtgaccATTTCAATTGACATCTCTTGCccgttgttgttctttttctgtctcatcttcactaaaaaaagaaaactagcACAACTCCTGCcctgttgtttttatattgtttgttgttgtctcaAGAAGaagtcggaaaaaaaaaacccaaccaGGAAGCAGACCCACTTCCATGGTTGAAAAAGAGAGATTGTGTACTTATGTTGTACATGTATAATAAATCaagatgtttttaattattttttgctggGTGCTGAAataaagcatgtgaagtggttCTACTCACTGGCTGACTTTTCACTGTCCTGTCGAGCAACTGTTGTGAAACCCAAAATGGCTCCCGTCTTTAAAGTTAGCATCTATCGGTGCCTAGCCGCACCAACTATTCCACAGCAGTTGCACTTGTGTTTCCTAAGAGCAGCAGTGAAAACAAAGCCAATTATTTTTCTATCATTCATACTAATAGACAATTTACTGATAATAACAATGTAGGAGGAAGCCGGGGTACTCGGGCACAAGAAGTACATGGAAAGCTGGAGGTGAGATTTAAACTAAGAGTCTCAGAAATGTGAGGCAGTCCTATCCACTCCTTTCAGTTTCATCCacagaataaaaattctttGAGGACATTTCTTCCGAAACAAAAACGCACCTTCTAGCAGTAAACAGAGCACTTTATTTCTGAAACACCCATTTCCACAAATGTCACTCAAAAGCCCTGGCAtcgcaataaataaaaaaggaaggaCACAAGTTTTGGACCTTACAGTGTTAACTAAATTACTCTAGCGTCCCCTGGTGGGCTTTAAGCGCAATAAGCATCCAGGGTCATTTGTAACCTAAAATTAAGAGTTGATGtaatttatattcatttcCACCCATCTATCTTAACCTAACTTGGACTGTTAACGATCAAAACCtcaaaacacaacttttaaaaatgatattaCGATTAATATTGTAACACACTGATGATTAGAGAGAAAAACACTCACAAACGTTAAGCGCACACAAGACATTCCGTCCTCCTGGATCGACGCTCCATTGGTGCTTTTATTTCCTGCAGAGGCAAAGACAACATTTGTTGACTTGAAAGCATCAAGTAGTACGTGTGAACGGAGTCTCACCTTGGCATCGTGTCAACATTGGGGTCACTGCGAGGAGACGCAAATCAGATAGGAAATGtgctttaaataaaatgtgaaaaaaagaaggtTCTTACTGCTGGGCCATGATGAGGGGCATACGGGGACTGTCGGAGGGCGTCGCCTGGGCTCCTGTACGGCTGTCGAACATGGGCAGCGTGGAGAGCGGCGGGGGGACGCCCCGGTGGTCCGCCATGCTCCTCAACTCGTCAGTGTTGTCCAGAATGGTGTGGTGGTGGTACAGCTGGATCCTGTGCCACAGCGTGAAAATTAGGATATTGAGTCCCTGTTTATTGCTGGGTAGGTTTTTGACTTACTGATTTGTCTTTTCGTTCCTCTTGTCTCTGTAAGAAAACATCACATGTTGTAGTTCGTGTGTTCACAAAGTAGGTTAAATGTTGCGCGGTTGAAAACGTACACGCCTTCGCGACGTCCACACATGATGTAGGTGAGCAGCAGACACAGGACGAGGGCCACCACCAGCGGCACAATAATAGTCACGAGGTAGTCGGGCAAAAAGTCCCGGTCCTCGGGGGACTTGGGTGGCTCGAAGTCCTCGCCGGCCTCGAGCACACCGGAGCCCAAGGTAGGGGCTGGCGGGCTCGGAGCCATCTGGGTCAGATCAAACTGAAGGGGTGCAAAAGGGGTATTGCATGTGGGCTGTTGCGTTCCCCCTGACACTTGCCACTCCACATGTActtaaagcaggggtctcacCAGCTCAGTGCTGCACCAGCTGATACAGTTGCTGGGGATGCTGCAGAAGTTGCACTCCCCAGGAACCTTGACCTTGGCGCCCGTCGCACACTGCCGCTGATACTCTGGCGCCTGTACCTGGAGGAGGCAGCCCGAAAACTTCTGCTCCGATCCCACCTTCACGTACACGCTGGCACAAAAGTGAGGAGAGAAAAATAAGTCAACTGACTGGTGGatggaaaataataatgcCGTGTTACCCTTCAAAATGTCCTGCCAGCGGGAGGGGCACGCGACCGCCACGGTCCAGCGCGTTGGAGATGTTGACAATGTCCAAGGCCTCCGTGTCCCACAGCTTCTGCAAGTCCTGCTTGATCTCATCCTGGACAGCAGGGGGCAGCACCTTCTCAATCTCTCGCAGCTTGATGAAGAACTCAGCCTGATAGGATGGGCTCTTGGCTAAGTGAGAGTGGGGATGGGATTAACATGAGGTCGGTGAAAGTACAGTGAACCTCGAATCCATCCTTTTTGTACCTGCAATCACGTTAAGGACAAGAATTTGCCGAGTGGTTTCGTAGCTTCGCTTGTTGACAGCGTAAATCTGccagaaacaaaatgacaatattgttttgcaaagaaCCAGTTTGTTAGTTGAGGCAACCATTATTTGGTTAACACATGATGCTGAAATAAAGTCAATCATAAACgctttgttgacatttctgGAAAGGCTGAAAAAGCTTCTAGAAATGACACAGCTTGCAATTTTCTCTCCTAGAATTCCTAACAAGAGTCCAGATACCTCAATGACGCTTTTCCCGGTCGACATCGGGGTCCCGTACAGAAAGCCGTTGTCGAAAGGATGCCTCTGGGTGAAGCGCAGCCACTCGGGAAGATCTGGGAAGTACTGCAGGTTGCACTTGAACACCATCGGGTCATCGTACAGGCGCCCCACTATacatgatgaaaaaaacaacaacttgtcAACACTCACTAGGACAtattgggggggggacaaGGCACTGGCTCTTACGGTAGAGCTGGGACAGTGACTCAAAGTCGCTCTGGAACGTTTCTCTCATCAACTCGTAGGAGAAAAACTTCCCTGCTGGGAGGTTGAATTTGATCTCGGCGTGAGCTGCACTCACAACTGTGTGGATGATTAAACACAGTAGAAATCACAACATGAGTGTCAAAACCAAGGTAGCAAActgtacgttttttttttaatatataaaagacaaaaacttgCCTGTTAGAAGGAGAAACCAGCTCCTGCACACTGCCATCTTGTTTTGGCCCGTGATTGACAGCTACAAGTGCACAGTAAGAAAGACTGGCCGGGGTTATTTTGGTCACTCCCGCCTCCAAAGACATCCAAAGAGGCGGTACCCTTCAGGCTggtgattaaaataaatggatagCACACAATTGAATTGTATTGCAATTACAATAACATGCATTTACTCAATAATGGGCCGTCAGGAGGTCATTTGTAAGGACTTTGGAGACAGAGGGCCATGGCATACAAGGGTCATGGTCCCGTTGCGGGTAAATTCTATTGGAACCCGCCGGCGCTAGGACCCAGCGGATTCTTCTCCTCCATGCAGCGGCGGCTCTCGGCTCGCGGAGGAGGGAGGACCAGGCAGAAATCTGCTGCTCGCCGCAAGAGGAGATCAAAATGATGCTGCCTTTAAAAAGGGATTAAAACGTAAGCAATCTGTCGTCAACCGCGCTAAAGCCGCCGAGTCCCGTCGCTGCTCTACATGTCACGTTCAACTGTCATTTGAACGATCGCGACAATCGTGCAAGTATCACCGTTGCAATTCCGCGCAAGCTAATGACAGATGCATCGTGCCCACTTTCTCCACAGCAGTGCATGAGATCTGCAGCGCGGCGCGGTGCGGTGCGGTGCATGCAGGCCTTGAATGCAATCTGTTGTTTTCGTCTCGATCCCCCTGCCCCGCTAGCCTGAGCGCATCAGCCGCTCGCCGGTGGATAATACAGCTTTGCAAGCGGGAGtgaaagagggagggagggacggagggaaggaaggcatGCCGTCGCAGAGCATCCGTCGCGACGCCTGAGCGAGCCACCATGATGAAGACGGAACCCACTGCCAAGAGCGCCGGCTCCACGCTCAGGAGCCCATCCCCGCACAGGAGCGCCTATGAGGCGGGGATGCAGGCCCTCAAGCCCGTCCCCGACAACGCCGCCAATGGAGACGTGCAGGGCGGCCCCCGGGGTCGCAGGTACGGCTCCAACGTGCACCGCATCAAGAACATGTTCCAGCAGCTGCAGACCACCACGGGTGAAGCCGAGACAGAGGAGGGTGCCAAGGGAAGCGACAAAGCCGTGCGGCTCTCCCTTCCTAGGGCCGGCAGCCTCAACGAGAACGTGGACCACAGCGCGCTGCTCAAGCTCGGCTCCACCGTGTCCGAACGCGTCAGCAAGTTCGACACCAAGCCCGAGAACGGCCACCAGCGGGCTTCATCGCCCAGCTACTCCAAGCTGCAAGAAACCCGCCGCATttttgagcagcagcagcaggagaagctgcagcaggagaagctgcagcagctgcagcagctgcagcagcagcaacaggagaaggtgcagcagcagcaacaggagaaggtgcagcagcagcagcaacaggagAAGCTGGCCACCACCAGGGTGCTGCTCAAGCCGGATAAGGCCCCCAGCCTGCAGGAGGGCAGGCTGGACATGATGGCCCGCTTCAACGGCAGCACCGAGTCCCTGGACAGCCTGGACGCCAGCGAGGCCGTGTCCCCCACTGTCAGCCAACTCAGCGCCGTCTTCGAACGGGCAGCCGAGCTCCGGAACAACCTGAACCGCCTCTCGTCCACGCCGCCGCTCCCATCCAGGGGGGTCAGCGCCAAGGTGGGCGTGTTGAACTCGAAAATAATCACCAAGAGGGCGAGTGCCTTGGTCTCCAGCAACCATGGGGATGACCAAGACGGGCCTGCGAGGAGCCTCCGCAGGGCGGCCGAGACCATAAACGGGGGTCAAAAGGAAGAGGCGCAACAGCACAGGTCAAAGACCGTGTCTGATGCGGGCGTGGAGGCCAAGGCAGAGCAACTTGAAGAGGCCAGCATGGTGGCGCGCTTCAAGAACGGAGATGCCACTTCAACGGGCCTGGAGGCAGCAGAGGAGGGCAGCCGGACGCCGAGAGACGACGGATCGAGCCAGGAAGAGGACGAGGACGACCGCTACGAGGCCGAGTCCAGCTGCGTGGAGATCGCAGGGCTCCCCGTGGAGGAGGAACCGCCCCCATCGAGGAAAATCCGCTTCAGTATCGAGCCCATCAAGGTGAGTTCATGATGGTATTTGTTCTTCATTTCCAGAACAGTCCAAAACCATGCACATTAGGGTTACTGAAAACCCCAAATTGGATAAAGTCCATCTTTTTTTGACCTTTAAGGTCAGCATTTTGGTAACAACGCTAATGTACTGGGTGGATGCTATGATATGTGTACCTAATAATGTGGTCAGTGAGCTACTTATACGATAATTGACAGGTCAAGCTTGCTCAGAGTTGACCCCGAAATGTCTTGACGAAGGGAAACCCTCCCCCCCGTCTTCACACTGTACCCCACAGAGGCCTTTGTTATGGAGATTGAtgtagtgtgtgcgtgtcaaaGGAGCGTCGGGGTCAAGCgccagggggggggggggttattaTGCTATTATGTGCCTCAAATGTCACGCGTCCCCGTTGCATAGTCACTTCTATGTCGCTTGCCAAACAGGAAGTAACCATTTTTAGCGCCCGCTTCCTGTCGTCAGCAGACACAAAAGGGTCTTGTTGTGGCGATGGCGGGTCtcttaaaaaacaataaaaaagtaTGTTTGGGGGTAGGGTTCATACGCAACTCATTCGTTGCTTTGTCATCAGTGTGCTGTTGTTGCCGTttataaaaatagaaactCTGCCAGGAACATCTCGTTGAGCTCGTTTgctttggaattttttttttttactcacatGTATGCAACTTCAACGTGATGGTTAAAAGGAATTGTTTTGGGTAAACGCTTGCGTAATAAGTCGAATATTAGAGCTTCTGACTTATCAAGTGATGACGTGAGCATGCAAGGGTATGTCGCAATCAAATCATCAAGAAGATttggaaaaaagacatttaaagacaaatgaGGGTTTTTAGTCACAACCTAGTCCCAGACTGAGCTATTTTCAAAAACTGTCCATTTTTTACAAGACTTCGACTCAATTctttaggcttttttttttcttttcttcaaacgTACTTGGCAAAAAAGATAAGATAAGCACACATTTTATTGGACGACAACAATGTGCCCCCTGTGACTTAATAATTAAAGTACTTTTTAAAGCTCCATGGTAAAAGAGGAGCTTGTTTTGTCTACACAaataagcaaaataaataaacaagtgaGCGAGTTGTTTCATAAGTTGTCACCTGAACGAGTGGGCGCTctggcacgcacacacacacacacacacacacacattccaccAACACATCACTGCGGGACAGAAACAAAAG of Syngnathus acus chromosome 19, fSynAcu1.2, whole genome shotgun sequence contains these proteins:
- the col1a1b gene encoding collagen, type I, alpha 1b isoform X5: MFSFVDIRLALLLSVAVLVVRGQGEDDSTFGSCTLDGQLYNDKDVWKPEPCQICVCDSGTVMCDEVICEDTTDCADPIIPEGECCPICPDGPVDPREGIKGDVGPKGDVGPMGYPGNDGIPGQPGLPGPPGPPGPPGLGGNFSPQMSSGDHTKSSGGPQMPGPMGPMGPRGPAGPPGPAGPQGFTGPPGEPGEPGASGPMGARGPLGPPGKNGDDGEAGKAGRPGERGASGMQGSRGFPGTPGLPGIKGHRGFSGLDGAKGDGGPSGPKGESGAAGENGIPGSMGARGLPGERGRPGPAGPAGARGNDGNAGPAGPPGSTGPAGPPGFPGGAGLKGETGPQGSRGAEGAQGARGEPGNPGPAGAAGAAGAPGTDGVPGAKGATGPAGIAGAPGFPGARGPAGGQGTVGAPGPKGNNGDPGVSGPKGEPGAKGETGPAGIQGLAGPSGEEGKRGARGETGAGGPRGPPGERGAPGARGFPGADGGVGGKGAPGERGATGPAGPQGSTGESGAPGAPGAPGSKGMTGSPGSTGADGKVGPAGPAGQDGRSGPAGATGPRGQPGVMGFPGPKGVAGENGKPGEKGPAGDMGGVGAPGKDGDAGAPGPSGPAGPAGEKGEGGPAGPSGFQGLPGPQGATGETGKPGEQGVAGEAGPSGPSGPRGDRGFPGERGAPGVGGPTGPRGSPGPAGNDGAKGETGAAGANGALGSPGMQGMPGERGASGQPGAKGERGEVGAKGGEGALGKDGMRGMTGPIGPPGPPGAQGEKGEPGPVGAVGPTGSRGSPGERGEGGPAGPAGFAGPPGADGQPGAKGETGATGPKGDAGAPGPGGPVGPAGPQGLAGPPGAKGARGGAGAPGATGFPGPAGRVGPAGPAGVAGPPGPGGPVGKDGQRGARGETGPAGRPGEPGAVGLAGPSGERGSPGSDGPPGAPGAPGAVGPSGKSGDRGEAGPAGPSGPSGPAGARGPAGPAGGKGDRGEAGEAGERGHKGHRGFTGMQGMPGPAGTSGERGPAGASGSAGPRGPAGSSGTHGKDGMNGMPGPIGPPGPRGRNGEMGPHGPPGPPGLPGPPGAPGGGFDFISQPLQEKGPDPYRAGHYRADDPSVLRDRDMEVDTTLESLTKRIEKLNSPDGTQKSPARMCRDLRMCHPEWQSGTYWVDPNQGSPMDAIKVHCNMETGETCVSPSQSTVPMKNWYMSRNPKDKKHVWFSESMTGGFQFQYGTDGADAEDVSIQMTFMRLMANQASQNITYHCKNSIAYMDSASGNLKKALLLQGSNDVEIRAEGNSRFTYSVSEDGCTSHTGSWGKTVIDYKTSKTSRLPIIDIAPMDVGAPDQEFGVEVGPVCFL
- the col1a1b gene encoding collagen, type I, alpha 1b isoform X4; this encodes MFSFVDIRLALLLSVAVLVVRGQGEDDSTFGSCTLDGQLYNDKDVWKPEPCQICVCDSGTVMCDEVICEDTTDCADPIIPEGECCPICPDGPVDPREGIKGDVGPKGDVGPMGYPGNDGIPGQPGLPGPPGPPGPPGLGGNFSPQMSSGDHTKSSGGPQMPGPMGPMGPRGPAGPPGPAGPQGFTGPPGEPGEPGASGPMGARGPLGPPGKNGDDGEAGKAGRPGERGASGMQGSRGFPGTPGLPGIKGHRGFSGLDGAKGDGGPSGPKGESGAAGENGIPGSMGARGLPGERGRPGPAGPAGARGNDGNAGPAGPPGSTGPAGPPGFPGGAGLKGETGPQGSRGAEGAQGARGEPGNPGPAGAAGAAGAPGTDGVPGAKGATGPAGIAGAPGFPGARGPAGGQGTVGAPGPKGNNGDPGVSGPKGEPGAKGETGPAGIQGLAGPSGEEGKRGARGETGAGGPRGPPGERGAPGARGFPGADGGVGGKGAPGERGATGPAGPQGSTGESGAPGAPGAPGSKGMTGSPGSTGADGKVGPAGPAGQDGRSGPAGATGPRGQPGVMGFPGPKGVAGENGKPGEKGPAGDMGGVGAPGKDGDAGAPGPSGPAGPAGEKGEGGPAGPSGFQGLPGPQGATGETGKPGEQGVAGEAGPSGPSGPRGDRGFPGERGAPGVGGPTGPRGSPGPAGNDGAKGETGAAGANGALGSPGMQGMPGERGASGQPGAKGERGEVGAKGGEGALGKDGMRGMTGPIGPPGPPGAQGEKGEPGPVGAVGPTGSRGSPGERGEGGPAGPAGFAGPPGADGQPGAKGETGATGPKGDAGAPGPGGPVGPAGPQGLAGPPGAKGARGGAGAPGATGFPGPAGRVGPAGPAGEPGKQGPGGPVGARGPPGPAGAPGLSGAPGEAGREGAQGHDGAPGRDGPAGAKGDRGESGLAGPPGPPGAPGAPGAVGPSGKSGDRGEAGPAGPSGPSGPAGARGPAGPAGGKGDRGEAGEAGERGHKGHRGFTGMQGMPGPAGTSGERGPAGASGSAGPRGPAGSSGTHGKDGMNGMPGPIGPPGPRGRNGEMGPHGPPGPPGLPGPPGAPGGGFDFISQPLQEKGPDPYRAGHYRADDPSVLRDRDMEVDTTLESLTKRIEKLNSPDGTQKSPARMCRDLRMCHPEWQSGTYWVDPNQGSPMDAIKVHCNMETGETCVSPSQSTVPMKNWYMSRNPKDKKHVWFSESMTGGFQFQYGTDGADAEDVSIQMTFMRLMANQASQNITYHCKNSIAYMDSASGNLKKALLLQGSNDVEIRAEGNSRFTYSVSEDGCTSHTGSWGKTVIDYKTSKTSRLPIIDIAPMDVGAPDQEFGVEVGPVCFL